TCTCCATCGACGCCGTGGACGCCCGCGCCGCCGAGCTCTCGCCCGCGCTGGCCACCACGCTGGGGCTGCTCTTCCTCTTCGCGGCCACGGGCAAGTCGGCCCAGCTGCCGCTGCTGGTCTGGCTGCCGGACGCCATGGCCGGCCCCACGCCGGTTTCGGCGCTCATCCACGCGGCCACCATGGTCACGGCCGGGGTCTACCTGCTCATGCGCCTGTTCCCCCTGGCGGCCGCCTCCCCGGACGTGCTCCTGGCCATGGCCTGCGTGGGCGCGCTCACGGCCTTCATGGGCTGCCTGGCGGCCCTGGGGCAGCGCGACATCAAGCGCGTGCTGGCATGGTCCACCATCAGCCAGGTGGGCTACATGCTCCTGGCCCTGGGCGCGGGCGACGTGACGGGCTCCATGTTCCACCTGCTGGCCCACGCCTTCTTCAAGGCCCTGCTCTTCCTGGCCGCCGGGTGCGTCATCCAGATCCTCCACGAGGAGCAGGACCTCCTGAACATGGGCGCCATGCTGCGCCGGGCCTCGCCGGAGGTGTTCCGGCTCTTCGCCGTGGGGGCCGCCTGCCTGGCCGCCCTGCCGCCCACCTCGGGCTACTTCAGCAAGGGCCGCATCCTGGAGGCCGTGCTGGGCCAGAACGGCCCGGTCTACGGTTGGCTTTTCGTGCTGGCGGGCCTGGGGGCGCTCATCACGGCCTTCTACACCTTCCGCATGCTCTTCCTGGCCTTCTGGGGCAAACCCCTCACCCCCATGCACCACGAACCGGCCACCCTGCCCCGGCCCATGACCGCCGTGCTCTGGCCCCTGGCCGTGCTGGCCCTTGGCGCGGGCGTGGGCGGCGGCCCCCTGGCCCATGCCCTTCAGGGCGTGCCCGGGGTGGCCCCCCTGCCCCACACGGGCTACGCCTTCTGGGTGGAGGCGGGCGACGCCGCGGCGGGCATCATGGGCCTGGTGATGGCCTGGCTGCTCTACGCGCCCGCGCGCAG
This sequence is a window from Fundidesulfovibrio magnetotacticus. Protein-coding genes within it:
- the nuoL gene encoding NADH-quinone oxidoreductase subunit L, yielding MKTLALLTLAPPLLGGIILAVAGRDLPRRTCETLACLAVLASFAASAAAWFLFPGGREVVHLAPWFQAGAVTASIDVLYDPLSLIMAMMVTGVSSIIHVHAVHYMREDEGYVRFFCHLNLFVFSMLAITLADNLLFLFLGWEGVGYCSFALIGHWNQETFRGLAGQKAFLYTRVGDVAFVAAMAVLVANVGSLSIDAVDARAAELSPALATTLGLLFLFAATGKSAQLPLLVWLPDAMAGPTPVSALIHAATMVTAGVYLLMRLFPLAAASPDVLLAMACVGALTAFMGCLAALGQRDIKRVLAWSTISQVGYMLLALGAGDVTGSMFHLLAHAFFKALLFLAAGCVIQILHEEQDLLNMGAMLRRASPEVFRLFAVGAACLAALPPTSGYFSKGRILEAVLGQNGPVYGWLFVLAGLGALITAFYTFRMLFLAFWGKPLTPMHHEPATLPRPMTAVLWPLAVLALGAGVGGGPLAHALQGVPGVAPLPHTGYAFWVEAGDAAAGIMGLVMAWLLYAPARRPSPRALAAREDGVFGVFRGGLGLDAFYNACFAAPYRALSGALWKGVDRGLVDGALAGLAGLFAWGSERARPLATGRLSLYLSLLAAGLALLLGFLAAWAR